tggcaaagttagtattctctctatattttcggagttccaactttttgggaaatatcaAGCGTACGTTTTTCTGGTCTGAATggatgtttatatagtgtcctaggaacaGTTATTAGGCTTGTAatctcccctggatttgaggaagtGCGAGGGTTTAAGGATAACTTctacaaccgtttaggagttatattttttcatataacggtcaccggaagttatgcgtatgttGCAAAGTGGTGAAATGTACTCAAGAATTCCCAAGTGTAAAGGGCTTTTCCAGGGGTCCTCTTGTGGACGAACCCCTTCAGGACGGGGATGATAGCCTTCCTAGGACGAGTGCTGCGGGTGTGTTTTCGTCTATGGGTGACCATGGGCATTAGCCTCGTCCTGGTGCTTTCTTCTGGACGACTactggtgtggatgaccatggacggtctggagtactttaatttttcttcattcctcatcagttgccccttcaTCCAGGGGTTATGCAGTACATCACCAGACTTCAGGACGAGCTTTCCAAGAACATTTATTaccattattttctattttatttgtttttcagaCAGCGTACCACGTGTCATGCTTTCATAGGTGGTTGGTCACGTCGACTTACCTCCTCGAGGCAGATGCCACATGTCGCTTTCTCATTGGTCTCGTTGTTGTGAATACCGAGACTtttctacctataaatagtgaTTTCCCTCTTGTGCCCCTctcattttttcagattttctattttgacaCCTCTCGTCcgtcgcctcgtctaggagtgtTCTCAGCATCCTTAGTATCTTTcttctagagccaggtattcccTTTACTCTCATTCTCAGGCTTTTCTTTTTAAGCTTTAGGATGTCTGAAATGGCTACCTGTTTGTCTAGCGACAGTGTAGacaaggccatagacgagtagCACTTCTAGTAacgatagtagtagtagtagtggccaCACAATGGAGGAATATACATCTGGTGTTCCTAGAATTCCCGTTGAAACCTTACAGGAAAATTTTAGGACGAGGGCAGCCTCTGGAGCTGATACCTCGACGAGCGTcccgccgtcctcccctttggacgaaGAAGAAACTGTGTATAGTTGTGCTATAGAAATCCCTTCTAAGACAGACGAGAAGAGGTTAGATGCTCGTAGGAGTTGGTTCCAAATCCTAGACGATCTGAATCCTAGGTTAGCCGTCCGAggggaatggtgttgccaacccCGTTTTGGAATAGGTATTTACGAAACTTACTTGCTAGGGGAGCTTAGATTTCCTTTGAATGCCTTCGCTAgagaattactcactaggctgggcttgggagtTTGTCAGTTTAACCCCAACGCGTGGAGActtattgtctctatgcaagtcttatggagggaggtatttgatgggaaccgtcctatcaccgtggatGAGATTCTGTACTATTATAAACCATCCGAGATAAGTCAATCTTTAGGTTTTTATCAGTTTACAActaggggcaatgactgtaggttgattaagtctttgtcttcgtctgacagaaactggaagacaaaatttttatttgtctctggtttctgggcgggaCATCCTATCGAGGTTGGTAGAGATGTATTTGCCCCTTATATtggagaattagggaaccttcgtcaagaaggtatgttacgtttttccttcattctttttttatttgtttcgttatattttatctttagacAGTTGTCTAACCttaattttcctctcttttctcaGCTGTTAGACGTCCTTCTTTAAGTAAGTTTCATTGTGACCGCGTCCACAGAGCTCGTCTACACCCCGAGAGGAATTTTAACTCGTTGGTGACTCTTCGACGCTTGCACaagtggggacttggccctaATCCATCTGCTGAAGCCCTTGCGCACGAGCAAACTGTCTGTAGATGTGAGTGCTtttcttatttgaaattttgaaatttttttttaatatatatatgtgtacatGTGTTTTTCAGGAATGGCAACCATTAAAGAAAATAAGGGGAAGGAAGTGATCGATGAGACGGCCAGACTTGAAGTTCAACCCCAGCCTCGTCCTGCTGCTGGAGATAAgaggaaaagcttgtccaaaAATTTGGACTTGGGAAGCTTACCTAGTCGTCGGGGGAAGAAGACCAAGCATGGGTCGTCTAGGCCCGAAACTGCTAAGTCTGACCCTCCTTCCTCCTTGCCGTCCATCACAGTCATTTATGTGGACTCATCTATGCCCGTTGGTGTCGCTCCATCCAAAACCCATGCTCCTGCTTCGTCCCAGTctcctcaaaggatttctaTGAACTTACTGGAGAAtgaggatttggcttgggaacgattccaagagCCTGTAACAGGTGAGGATgtggctgcgtgctacgacatgtctttgaaggagtttgagcattccggtgtccacgatctttttaAGGTGAACACCTTTGTCTCGTCTTGCTTTAGCAATGTTatctattgttatttttattacttgaaCCTTCTTGTCTTCTACGTAGGCAATGtcgaagttcatagctgcgtctAGGCAGACCACGGAGATGGACAAGACGAGGATTCTTCTTGAAAAAAGAATAGAGGAGATTAAAAACGACTGCAGAACTTGGGCCGAGGTGGCGAataaggccaaggacgaggttaAGGGGTTGAATGCTTTAGTGGGGGAGCTGAAATCTGATGCTGCTAAGAAGGACGATCGTCTTGactttcttcaaaagaagaacGACGAGCTGAGTCTCCTCTTTAAGAAGGCTAAAGACGACGCAGTGGAGGAGTTCAAAGCGTCCAAGGAGTTTACTAACCTGTTGGACATGAACTATGCAGCagggtttgaagattttagaaTGGATGCTATAGAAAACTTTTctggagttgactttagcaccattaaactcaaccttggcgctgctacaagttctctcctCCAAACAAGCTTAGACGATGTTAATATTGAGGATGATGCCACCACCAAGCCATCTTAGGACGACCGCAACGTTGATGCCCCCCCTTCTTGAAGACAATTTTTAAACTAGTGTTATTGTTATTCTGCTTTTCTTTTGGTCTGTTGTTTTTTGGACCCTTTTTAAGATGTATTCGAGTACAATTATCTCGTCCagagtgttctggacgagtttattaacaatttccttttaaggcttattttataagggtttttggacggtggtcgtctaccctctttTAGACTAAAGAATATTTACTTTTATCCATTATTTATTGTATGGACGAGTTTATCCACTATTTTCACCATTTATGTCATTGGCTTTTAAACAGTGTTCTAAGTGTTGAACGGTCGTCCATGTGATtttcttatggacgacccacctaGGCATGGACGTCTTTCTTAGCCAATCAAATTTTTACAAGTGTAACTTGTCTTAGGACGACAATGATGACTTTGCCAGTATTTTACCTCGTCCTTTGGGAAATTATCACTCGTCTCCTTGCAAGAGGCTTATAATGTTTTACTCGTCCTAAGACATTGAGGCGTCTTGGCTAGATGCTCGTCTTTGAAACTTTATGCTTTAACGTATGCCTTTTTCTTGTCTATCTACTTCTTAGACtagtatgccttagctttttcttttcgctttatccttatttcaaggaaagcttagACGAGTGtgccttagtttttttttattttttttatatatatatatgtcctCATTTCGAGGAAAGCTTAGACGGGTgtgccttaatttttttatatgtccTCATTTCGAGAAAAGcttagacgagtatgccttagctttttttatcctcatttcgagaaaagcttatgaacgttacatccctgcgtccagagattttcattcgtcttaggcttttgccacCTTGTGGGTATCATTATGGAAACTAGATTAAGTATatcagaaatccaaaccatattattgtacattgtccacaaatatggcacgCTTAGAAGCTGGTGCATTATTAAAACacttaagaaaatacataacctcgtcttttACAAATTGGTCTGTaaacggtgcaaaagtttaagaactagtgcactttttattcttagtaCACACTATAgtagtaataagaacacaacagtaggTATAAGTAAACACATAGATCGTGGCTGTAGTTGTCCATAGTATCAACCTTGTCCCCGGATTACTTTGTCCAAgttcatcactgatagtacctcctcaggtgttccacgttccaggggTGCTCTAACTTTCGTTCGTCCAGGGCCTCCAGGTAGTATGACCCCTGcatcttgcagttgattaccctatagggtccttcccaattgggtcccaattttccatgagccgGATTCCTAGTTgctaaggagactcttttgaaaacaaggtccccaacactgaatcgtctgggtttcaccatggcatcatgctgcctagccataagattcttatatcttgctgtcctttgctccgcatccattcttacctcgtcaataagatcgaggtcaagacgaagttgttcctcATTCTCTCTTTCCTGATACTTAATCACTCgatgattagccatatgaacttctaccagtatgacggcttcacttccataggctagtttaaagggggtctctcttgtcggagttcgtacagtcatcctgtaggcccaaagaacacctggtaactcATCTGGctatatcccttttgccccctcgagccgagtcttgatgattttcaacagggatcggttcgctacttctgcttgtccatttgcctgtggatgggaggataaggaatagtgattcttgattccaaaatatttgcaaaagtccctgaaaggtgcgttgtcaaactgaCGTCCGTTATCTGATACtagtaccctgggtactccaaacctacatagaatattcttccatacaaaatttttaaaattttgctgagtgattgttgcaagaggtttggcctctacccacttggtaaagtaatcgatccctactaccaaaaacttcatttgtctggttcccatggggaagggacctaggatttccagtccccactgtgcaaagggccatggggccatcattggggtatGGTACTCTAACGGCTGTCTAGGGACATTGCTATAGCGTTGACACTGGTCATAaaccttgacataggccttagcatctacctgcattgtaggccaatagtagcctgcGCGCacgaccttatggactagtgttctcgctcctgaatgatttccacatgctccttcatgaacttcccttaaaacatagtttgactcatccggagccaagcaccttaggtaaggttgggaaaaacctcgcttgtacaacacttcgtttatgaggacgtaTTTGGCTACCCTAACCCTCAACTTCCTCGCttcgtccttgtcttctggaagccttccatctttaagatagattactattggactcatccaattttctccccctcctatCTGTTGTATGTCCAGAAAGTCTGtgcttggcatatattggacGTTGTCGTACTCGTCCGTAACTCCTCCTACCGAAGGTGCTTTCaccaaggcatctgcttccttattttcctccctggggagttgaacaaaattTACTGCTGAAAACTTTCgtgcaagtcgtttcactttgctgaggtatttcttcatctgATCTTCCTTGGTATCACGCATTTCATTTACCTGGTTGATGACTAGCTTAGAATCTCCTCTGACTATTATCGACTCTGCctctaaggacttagccaattctaatcctttgagtagagtttcgtactcagcctcgttgttggtggtttgatactaTAGACGGGCTgcgtactccagcttgtcaccctctggggactttagtatgactccaacccctcctgcatatagtgtggacGATTCGTCTACATTAataacccacctttcaactCCTTCCTCTTTGTCCAGCTCttcctggctgggggtgaactctgcgatgaaatctgctAACGTCTACGCCTTTATCACATTCCTTGGAAGGTATTTGATgtcaaactcgctaagttccACAGCCCACTGTACTAATCGTCTagcggcttccaacttgttcattgccttctttatgggatgatctgttaggacgttgataatatgagcttggaaataatgcctcagcttcctagaagccgtaatcaaggcaaaagctagctctccatcatcgggtattatccttctgctcctctcatcGAATAGCTTGTGTAATAAACTGGTTTCTGgattctcccttcttctctgaccaacgccGAGCTTATTGCGTGTGGGGACATCGCCAAGTACAAATACAGCTCTTCTCCAGGTATAGACGGATTTAGCAACGGCGCTGTtatgagatatgtcttcaagtctttGAAGGCCTTTTGACGCTCGTCTGTCtactcaaatgccttcctgaggactttaaagaatgacaaacacttgtcagtagctttcgacacaaacctgttaagggcggtaactcgtccggtaagagactggacttccttgatatttttcggtggttccatattcagtatcgcctggattttgtccggatttgcttcaattcctttgtgcgaaaccatgaaccctaaaaacttccccgacgaaactccgaaagcacacttgcttggatttaatttcatgttataccgccGAAGTGTATTAAAAGTCTCGTCAAGTCGTCCAGATGATTGTCCTCGTCCAGGCTTTTCActagcatatcatctacataaacctccacatttcgcccaatttgaggacggaacatgtggttaaccagtctttggtaagtcgcccctgtgttcttcaaaccgaagggcattactttgtagcaatacaacccttggcttgtaatgaatgaggtcttttcttgatccgCTTCGTcgatctttatctggttgtagcctgagaaggcgtccatgaagctcagcaccctgtgacctgccgtcgagtccactagctggtaatgcgtggcaatgggtaactatccttgggcaagctttgtttaagtcagtaaagtccacgcacattcgccacttgccgttagctttcttcaccatgactacgttcgccaaccaatctggataataaacttcttagATGAACTCCGTTGTAaccaacttctggacttcttccttgatggcattgtctcgttCAGGAGCAAAACCCATTTTCTTCTGACGCATTGGTTTTGAATAAGGACAAAGGTTCAGGCTGTGAGTaataacacttggatcaataccagacatgtcttcatgactccatgcaaagacatcgaggcttttcttcaaaaactagaccaaagcatgctttgcctcttcttccatgctcgctccaattctagtgaacttctcaggCTAGTTCTCTTCCAAAAGGACGActtctaacacctcagtgggttcCACTGCGATCCTtctcccgtctatactcattgcctgtatatgctcgtccatcgccagcatggctaagtagcaCTCTTTGGCGGCCAATTGATCTCCTTATACTTGGCCCACTCCGTACTCGGTCGGGAATTTactggacaagtggtaggtagaagttaccgccttccaattattcaaagttggtcttccaataattgcattatatgacgatgcacaatcaacaacaaggaaatttacctccttggttatctgctgtggatatgttccaacgaccactggtaatgtgatggtgcctaTTGGTTACACCTTCATTCCTCTGAATCCCaccaatggcgaattcactagtcgaagctgatctcgtcctagcctcatttgctggaaggcggggtaatacGGAATGTCCgcagaactgccattgtctatcaacacccttcTGGTCATGTAGTCAACAATGattagggtgatgactatcgcgtcatcgtgtgggtggtgaagtcgtcctgcgACCTCGTCTGTGAACATAATGGCCTACTTGTCTACTTCCTTCGTCTTAGGAGGTCGTCTAGAcagctggatgttctgcaccaccttcaggtatgtcttcctcgacttggatgactgcgctgtcgagtttcctccgataattactcttatctctcttagtgggggtcgtgatgactcttccaacttagctttcagtttctcatctctttggtctcatccaaggaagttccttatCTTTCCTtgtttaatgagattctctatctgctgcttcaaatcaaagcactcgtccgtgtcatgtTCGTGGTCTCTATGAAAGCTGCAatacttgctcctattgcgtttcttaggatctcctttcatcttatccggccacttcaaggacggatcatccttgatctgcataagaacctactctagtggcatagtcaaGGGTGTGTGTTGCTGATTTCTCGCTgaggaacttgccttcttaccatccttgtcttttctctcgtctacccgagccttctttggacgaggtccttgaTCTGAGTAACGTTGGTGGCCCGCTTCCGAGCgctctgctctctttctcttcttggctatgatagcgtcctcagcgttcatgaaattctgggtcgaatggacgagttcggccatagtctgtggttcttGTTCGTAGAGtttatggatgaacaagtcagaattgaccccattgtggaaagcggccaacaataacttgtcatccatttcgtcTACCGTTAAGGCTTCCCTATTAAACCAAgtaatgaaggaccgcaaactctcattttttcctTGCTCTTTAGtcagcaaactagaagaggaacgcttgtggcgttgtcctccagtgaaattattgacaaacaacttactcaactcttcaaacgatcccactgagtttgggggtattttgctgaaccacactcgcgctggtcccttaagtgtggtagggaaagctctgcacataatctcgtccgggtccccttgaaggtgcatggtcgtcttgaaagtagcaatgtgatcacacgggtcaTGATTTCCGtcatacgaatccaaggaaggaattttgaatttcagaggtaggggatgactgttgatggaagccgtgaaaggggagtccgttcggtgaactaaatcatccactgggtttgcccgcctcatgttctctctcatctcatccaaggcttttctcatttggtccatctttctttccaagtgtggcactcttcttgaagcggtaccccttgtctgattttcggactcaacattttctcttccaccttcctgactttgGGCTCGTCCTTCCgtgtgcccatcttggcgctgcctcctaaggttgatctccctattcaactcctgattctgacgggttagttctgccatagcggtagccatggattgtatatgttgaacagaaGGCGGTTGCACGACAGACGCTGACCtacgatcgcgaaggggattactagaagcatccatactctcctggtggcctgggctggtagccttTGATCTTGTTCGagccattcagccttttgtctgggaaaggctaattgttaacaacaaaaacagatagtcgaacgaaaagaacagtgaatagattttcccacagacggcaccaactgatgatgtaaagaaaatcagtaggctggatgcttcagaCTTGACAGGACTGCTTGCTCCTTCGATggcctggaaaagaaagaaaagcgatcaaaggtgactgggattgccggccaaaaaccctccgatggcaaattTAGtattctctctatattttcggagttccaactttttgggaaatgttAAGCGTACCTTTTTCTGGTCtgaatgagtgtttatatagtgtcctaggaacaattattgggcttgtaacctctcttggatttgaggaggtgcgagggttcaaggataacttccacaaccgtttaggagttatattttttcatataacgGTCACCGGTAGTTATGCGTATGTTGCGGAGTGGTGAAATGTACTCAGGAATTCCCAAGAGTAAagggctcgtccaggggtcctcttgTGGGCGAACCCCTTCAGGACGGGGATGATAGCCTTCCTAGGACGAGTGCTGCGGGTGTGTTTTTGTCTATGGACGACCATGGGCGTTAGCCTCGTCCTGGTGCTTTCTTCTGGACGACTGCTGGTGTagatgaccatggacggtctggagtactttaatttttcttcattcctcatcactATGTccaaatattttcacaacaaattttatataacaGACTGTCATTAGTGGgggaaaaattaatttcaatggtgggtttaaattagaacttgTAACAACTtacaacataattttttttgtgaaaatgttataaacacacccattttttttaaagcacatCTAAAATAAGCCATACAATTTTCTTAACAATTTCTTGGtctattataattaaaaaacaaaaaaacccaacaacaaactaatttgatctaaaatctagggggaaaaaaagtaagtctaacaagaaaagtaaaaatttgtTGATCTTAGatattaacaaatttgaaataaactaGTAGATAAAAGAATTCTAGGTAGTAATTGTGAacacaaaatttctcaattgcagaaaatcaaataaattgaaaattttatcacaaatatatttttgtattaatcaagTAGTGAGTACAATATTTGTTTTGACTCTTCTACAAAAAGTGCTTctctgattctatcttctttgAACTCGACCTGAACAAGAAATCCTCGGTCTTcttcacaacaaatctctagCTTTGAGCTTGTTAATATTCTTCAAGTCCTTCcaatgttcttcaagttctttgAAGATTCTTCAATATTTTAGAGGCAGAATTTCTCTAGAGTTTTGCGTGTTCAAAATGAGAGAGaatgtcctctatttatagtggtTCCAGAGGATAAACTTCATTTTgaattgatatgcttgaaaaGATGTAGTAGACTTTGATTGACCCAAATTTtgcttagagataattatctctatttttctattttgataaagatcatattttgataaagataataatcaataaagataaataataatctatattttatttatttattttaataaagataattatccctcaatttttaatagaaaatttatctttattttattttatttattttaataaagaaaattattcatcaatattaaataggaaatttatctttatcttgtgggcCCAATGACAAGTGGCAAATTTTAATATGCCAATGTGATGTCAATTTGGATGACATGTCattatatgatttaattaatttaatgacattaatttagaATATGCCACTAAATTTTTTGTGGCATTTTGTAATTGGCTTGACAAATTTTTGCATCCTATAGTAATAATTAAAGTTcatttaacaataataattaatatgtttattgtacttagaaataatacataattttcaagatttaatCTTAGTAACAATAATTAGTATGTTTATGATAAAACACAGGTGCAAGCCACAAAATTCTTACCTTCTATATTGTGAATTAGAGTGTGTTTGGGAATCTTGGAAGCCGATTTTCCTtgattttggtaaattaattgGGAGGTTTGTTTGGAGAGGTTAGGTATGAGGTTAAGAGCATGAGACTTAAGAGACTAGATTTGTGCGGTGGCTGCATTATTTCTAACTAATGGGGTAATCTTTTAAGCAAgaattcaaaagaaataaaattactCAACCAAATTGCCAATAAACCCGCATAACGCACCTTAATGACAACCTTTGAATCATCCAGTCTCCTAATCCATTTGAGGGGAAGTTCATATTCCTTTCATAATATACTCTAATTACGTCTTTGAACCACAAGTTATGTAATTTCGAATTTTCTTGATTTCCATCTATATAAGAAGTTTCATAAATTGGTCTATTTTTAAAGCGTATCTCTTTAAAGTGGAATTCATCcggccccccccccctcttttttttttcaattttaattttgtccaaaataaaTATTGCTAACTGCCTGAAATGAGaagcaaaaatattttgataaaaatgttCCTTGGTAATATCAGCATGACTTTCGAAGTCTTTCGAAGTCGTGTGCGGTAGAAATACCAAACTAAATACTGCGAGCAGTACTGGGTCTTGAGCGAAGGGTCCTCTCTACCTCGTGGCCATGGTTATCCAACTGAATTTCAAAGGCCATCAACCTCGCCAATTATGTTGATTTCATGcaaaataaattgatttgtAATACTTCAATAATCTTTTATTCATAAGGAACCATGTGGATAATAATTAACTACTACAATTAGTAAAGTTGATGCAGGATTGTTTGTAGATCAGTAGTGAACTTTGATAGCAATGTATTGGTTCCAGTTAACTCCGGGACGTCTCGTACACTGCAAGTATGAATTTCTCCATTTACAAGAAACACAATTTCGTTTGCCTTGTGATACTTTTGCTGATCAAAATATTCGAGACCCTTGTAAACTTGATGGACGCTTGAATTATATTCTTGAAAACAAGCAGAACGCATTGACCATTGATAATACTCTGTTGCATTGATCAACAACTTATACGCCTCTGCAGTAGTCTCATTAACTTTGGCTGCAGTAAATTCCAAGCCAATCCTAGAAAGGCCAGTAAGATTTGCACTGGAGCTGTGAGGATCTGACTCCGAAATTGAGGTGCAAACATCAGGAAAGTCAGTTTGGGTGCAAGTTTTGGTTATTAGGGGCTTGCCAATCTCATTATCGGCTTTTGCAAAATGGTGGCTTGAAAGCAAGATAGAGAGTACAACTGAAATCACTAGGAGACACGAGGAAACAACTTTCATGGCCATTTCTTACAACGCCACGGAGGAGCCTATGAAATTTGCTTCGCCTATTTTTATATTGTAGAACCGTTTGAATTTGGTTAGCATGGGGCGTAAAAACTATGTTTTACATTATCCAATAAGAGATTACCACAACAGTTctttacttaaaactcaatacatCTTGCCATATCAAATAACATATTATCTAGTTGATAATGATCACATAATTAGGattcgtttgggagttcataagatAATGGAAGGAAATTATCAGAAAGGAATGACATATATTTAACAGAAATAAATGAAATGGAATTACGTatccttgtttggatgtttttaaaataaaattatgaaagtaTATAGAAAAAAATGTAAGGTAAGTAACTTTGTTTGAAAGTAACATAGAGGGAAtgaaattgaattattttataactATATTACTATTGGACTCctatctatattattattatataataataggtaaaactgagagaaagtccaattagatttcaaattggaattcaattagagtttaattttgcgccacgtgtcccatttaatttaagtttttaaatttttgtgtcaagtgagttattcaattaattcaatgtaaaaattggatttcatctAAAACTCTTGTTTTACACCATTTAATAAAAGATTACTATATCAGTTTTTcgcttaaaaattaaaacttaatacATCCTATCATACCAAATAGCATCCTATCTAGTTTATAATGATTACATAATTAGGATTCATTTGAGAGTTGATAATAGAATGGAACAAAGTTATCATATAGGAATAAATTagaatgaaatatatttaagggaaatgaatgaaattgaattatataaccttgtttgaatgttttaaaataaaggaatgaaaatgaatagagAAGAATGGAAGGTAAGTAACCTTCTTGGGAGTAACATAGAGGGAATGAAATTggattattttataacaatattactattagactcttattttaaaataaaagactaaacatatagaggtattttggtaattttagtaGAAAagtcattaaatttaatttaatttcctcCAAT
The sequence above is drawn from the Castanea sativa cultivar Marrone di Chiusa Pesio chromosome 5, ASM4071231v1 genome and encodes:
- the LOC142634854 gene encoding uncharacterized protein LOC142634854, with protein sequence MAMKVVSSCLLVISVVLSILLSSHHFAKADNEIGKPLITKTCTQTDFPDVCTSISESDPHSSSANLTGLSRIGLEFTAAKVNETTAEAYKLLINATEYYQWSMRSACFQEYNSSVHQVYKGLEYFDQQKYHKANEIVFLVNGEIHTCSVRDVPELTGTNTLLSKFTTDLQTILHQLY